CTCCTTCAGCCCGTGCTAATGCCCCATCCCCAGAGACCCTCAGGAGCCCCACGTTGGCTCCTGAAATATTCATGAGGCAGCAGGAAGGCAGGAGCCCCTGGCCGGGGAGCCACATGGACAGTGCGATGCCggcaggagaagagcagcagggaaggagggatggggagagaaagggaaggacgGAGGGAGCCGAGCCTTGCACCAGTCCTCACCTTGCTAGCATGCCAGGTGGAGCAGaatccttccttcccatcccagGTGGTTCGGAGCCTGCCCTAGTACAAGACATGGAGTTGACGCCTTCCTGTTACATGGGGAGAGCACCCCTAACAAGAACCATTTTGGGGAGAGCATTAGCTGAGCTCCTAATTGCAATTTAAAAACAGCGTCCAGAGTCCTCCTGTCTGCCTTGCAATGAGACCAGATGGGAGGGAAGAAATAAGTAGCAGAGTCCTTGTTTTGGAGGGGCGAGGGGGGGTCTTTTAATATTGGTTTATTCCCACTTTTCCCCCATTGGCAATGCAGTCCATGGGTGGCTTTGCTGGTGGAGGCACCTGGTACCTTGGCAGCCACCGTGCTCCTCAGGGATGGAGGGCCTCGTGGAGGTCATCTGAGGCCTCTTTTTCCCTTGTGGCCGTGGTGGCGATGCCTTTTTTGCTCTCCTGTGTTAAACACAGCAACAGCGACAACACCGGCACCAGGATCTCTTGCAGGGAGCCCGAGCAGTGAAGGGGCAAAACTGTCCCTATCCCTCTCCTGGAGCAACCGAAGGGGGCAAAGTCCAAACCCCGCAACTTCCCAGCCCAGACTCGCTGGGGCAGCACGTCCCTCTCCCAGCCCACCTGGACAACACAACCCTTCCTTAAAACTTAATCAGCAGCCGATGAATATTTCACAAAGACAAACAGGCCAGGTAGATAGGGTCAATCTTTTATTCATGAGCTCCGGGGAAGGGAGGGCTGCCCGCAGGAGCGAGCCAGGCCCAGCTGGGTCTCCGTTGTCTCCCAGGGAAGATCTCCTGCTCGTGATGCCTTCAGTGGCCGATGCTCCTCCCGGGGCAGGAGCCATCCCCAGGGTGGTTCGCCGTGACCATGGACCTCGGGAGCATCAGAAAGGGAAATCCCATCCCGCGGGCATCCTAGCAGCCTCCGTGCTGGGAGATGGGGACGCTACTGCTTTGGATACCTTTTTTTTGGAAGACCACACTCGAAACCCCAACCGTGCTCGTACTCGAGCAATGCTGGAGTGACACCAAGCAGGGCAGTATCCTGAGCATCccataagaggggaaaaaaaaaaccctcctcctaCTTGCAAATAGTCCCTAAATCCCATTTCCAAACCGGTCCCAAATCCAGGCATTTTGCACGAGCAGCCCAGGCAGGGTCGGAGCCACACGCCGCGCCGGTAGCAGGCACGTGGCTCTATTCACATGTAACAGCCGCGAGTCGCCCTGTAATAAGACGTTTAATTAAACGCAGCCTGGCCACAGAGGCTGGCCTGACATTTAACTGGCATCTGAGAAGATGCTAACGAGAGAGACGTTAATTATCCAGCTTATTAGATGGCCGCATTACTAACATCACCCTGACGGAATTAACTTGATACAAACTATCCCGCAAATATTAATTGCCTAAAAGTTCCTCGTAACTCGGAGGTATTAATAAGACGGTAATTATGTATGGATTGTGTAGCCGCAAGTTAATGACGTGGCAATTTGATTTGTCTCTCAGAAACGCGATAAACCCAAGGAAGTGTTCGCCGAACAATCAATTGATATTTAATTAACGGACGGGACCTGTCGGCGTAAATCTGAATTAAACGCCCGCGACGGCTCGTTCGAAGCGTtaggatttaagaaaaaaagaaaaaaaaaaaagaaaaaaagaagaaagaaagaaaaaaagaaaaaggaaaaaaaaagaaaaaagaaaaaagaaagaaaaaaaaaagaaaaaaagaaaaaggctcctGGGACACAGCCGGCCCGTGCAGAGATGGGCTACAACCCCGCGGGACGTAACAGCACCGTGGGAACGGCTGGAGACCCCCCAGCACGGGCCGGGTGGGAGAGGGTAAAAGCAGGAggctccctccgccgccgcccccccacctcGCTCCCTGCCCCCTGCCCGTGTAAATGGGAAAATAACAAttcgtttattttattttttttttttgcttgtggaaaTTGCAGCTCGCGCTCCCAGGGAGCCGGCGGCTGCCGAGGCTGAGCCGCGCCGCCCTCCAGCCTCGGCCCCGCATGAATAAATAAAccggtgtcggggggggggggggatgctctacttgccccccccccccaccaccaccctcgcctcctcctctccttcaccAGACCCGAGCAAGCAGCAGGCCTGAGGACTGACACGCTCATCGCACTGCTCAAGTCTGGTCGCAAGCACCTGCGGGCTCGGGCAGACGCCAGCGGAGAAACGAGAGCCAAACCGGCTTCCCCGGGTGGAagaggatttcccccccccccggaccccgggaaaggaagagggggtcAAGACCCCCCCGCCGATGAGGAGCGCACGGGCGCCAGCCGCTCCCCGCCGGGACGGAGCGCTGCAAtaacccccccccggcccctgcacCCTCTCCGCCCCGGCGTCCCGCTCCCGTTAAGCCAAATGAGCATCTCCCGTTTGGCAGCGCCCTGGCCGGAGCCCGACGGGGGGGACGGCGCCGAAGGGATGCGCTCGCTGCCGGGgtcggggagggcagggggcggccgggcgAGTTGCATTTCAGCAGGACTCAACCTGGTTTGCTGGCGGCGgaggctgcggtccccgcggcaGCACCGATTTGGGGTTCATTCCCTCTTTTCCCACACTCGTGTCCCtcatcttctccctcccccccgccccaaacccaCCCCGGCTTCCCAGCAAACTGGAATAGCGCATCGCCTCTGCGGACCAAGGGGGAGCGACGGGAAACCCACCGGCGGGGGCTgctagcagaggcagcaggatggAGCCGGGAGGGAGGATGGAGCTGGGGATGGCGGCGACGCTGCCGCTCGCCCAAACCCCGCGCCGGCGTCCGACCGGGTTAAACGGCAGCAGCGCTCtcggctgggggccggggccctTGGCGAGGGGCgacgccagccccagccccgttgGCTCCCGGGTTGGTGctgccctgctggggcagggggggcgaaaaactttaaaaaaaaaaaaaaaaaaacactgggagCAACCCAAAATCCACGCGCAGGCCTGCGGCAAACGCGTAGCCGGGGCTGCAATGCGCGGCAGGACGTGTGCGCCGGCCTGCAGCACGTGCCAGCGTGCTGCAAACGCATGTGTGTGCGCAGCCCCGCAATACGCACCCGCGCTCTGCGAATGCACGCTCAGTGGTGCAACACGCGCCCACATGCTGCGAATGCACGCACAGTTGTGCAACACTCACCCACAAGCTGCCCATGCGTGCACAGTGGTGCAACACGCACCCACACGCGGCACACGCAGCCCTGCAACACGCACCAGCAcactgcacacgcacacacagtgGTGCAACACACATCCACACACTGCACACGCACACAGTCCCGCAATGCACACCCGCATGCTGCAAATGCACGCTCAGTGGTGCAACACGCACCAGCACGCTGCACACACACACTGGTGCAATATGCACCCgcacactgcacacacacacacagtcgtGCAATTCACACTCACATGCCGCACATGCCTATGCAGCCCTGCAATACACACCAGCACCCTGCGAATGCACGCACAGTGGTGCAATACACACCAGCATGCTAcacacccacacgcagccctgcaATACGCACCAGCAcgctgcacacacacgcacagtggTGCAACACACATCCACAcactgcacacgcacacacaggctTGCAATACGCACCAGCATGCTGCGAATGCATGCACAGTGGTGCAATATGCACCAGCACGCTGCCAATGCACAGGCGCAGCCCTGCAATATGCACCCACACACTGCCAATGCATGCACAGTTGTGCAATGCACACCCAcatgctgcacacacacacatgcagcccTGCAATACGCACCAGCAcgctgcacacacacgcacagtggTGCAACACACATCCACAcactgcacacgcacacacaggcctgcAATACACACCAGCACGCTGCCAATGCACACCCAcatgctgcacacacacacatgcagcccTGCAATACGCACCAGCACGCTGCACAAGCACACACAGTGGTGCAACACGCACCCACACGCTGCCCACACACGCGCAGCCCCGCGAGGCACAGCAAGCGCCATCCTGCCGCCGCTGCCAAGGCTCAGCCTGGCAACCCCGCTCCGAAAAGTGGGGCGATGTAGCCGGCCGCAAACACGCGACAGCCCGCACCCGCTGCAGAAAGCCAGCACGGGGCTGGCCCAGACCTCCCCGGCCCGCGCAGAGAGGAGACGAGTCGTGAACGCATCCCCTTTGGGAAACAGAGGGGGGGTGAATTgcttaaatttttattattagctTGCCGAAACACGGCCGGATGGGTGACAGCGGTCCCGGGAGTGACGGTGGGTGCTGGCTCCCATGGGTGCTGCCCAGCCCCGAGAGAGGGCACAGGGGGAGCGAAGCAGGGGGGAAGGATGCACAGGGCTCCCAGGCTCCCCAATCTCCCTGGGGTGCTGCTGCAGGACCCCCCGTCACCTTTCCAAACGCCTGGCCGGCAGCATCGCCCCTGCTCGTGCCCAGCACGCGGCTTTGCACCCTACTTCCCAGGCGGCGCTGGAAGAAAATAAGCCAGAGCGAGGTGGAGGGcgacaggataaaaaaaaaaaaaaaaaaaaaggtgctcaCAGCCCAAAAATCACTGCCTTAGCTCCGCTCCTCCGGCGAGCCGAAGGGGCCGCCGAGGCGGTCCTGCTGCAAACGGGGCTCCGGGATAAACCTTCCTCGGTTCATCCCGCCGGAGAGGCGAGAGGCATGATGGAGCCTCGGCTcccggagaaggggggggggaacaaccgCAAGCGGGACGCGCCGGCGGGACGCCAGGGAGAGCGAAGGACAGCGGGGATGGACGAACGGCCGAGCCCGCAACCTCGCTCCGGCAGGACGCAGGGCTCGGCCGGGGACGGCTCCAACTTCCCCGCGCGCGGCGGAGGGGAAAAAGCAGCCCCCGAGAAGCACTTCGgagccagagagctgctgtgATTGCGGCAGGCTCCGGCCCTGgacccccttcctctccccaagGTTGCCAGCGCTCCTTATTTAGCTGGCAGGTTGGGCTGGAAGCACTCTCCAAATATGtggatgggggaggaaaaaaaaaagggggggggcaaaaaaaggggggaaaaaataactaaATTCGGGAGGGAGAGCTGGCGCAGCAGAGTAATGGGCTGCCGGCCCAGCGTCAGGGCCGCGACCCACCAGCGAGCTGAGGTTCACCCCCAAAATAAGGAGGAGGGAAGCGGTGCCAGGAGCCGCAGGGAACGAGCGTCCCAGCCTGCAACCTccccaaaaaaaagaggaaaaataaatttaaaaaaaaataaataaatcagagccCTGCACTGGCACATGGAGGGGCGAAaccgggctccggctgccccacAACCCTCCGGTCCCGACCCACGGCCGATGCACGGAGCGACCGGAGAAGCGGGGACGCCTACCCGGCGACGGAGGCGACCGCGAGGAAGGTGTCGGAGGGACCCAGCAGCCCGGGAAGGGGATTTAGGGAAGGTGCCAGCGGGAACCGGCGCGCTGGGGGCAGCAACCCTCTGCGAGGCGGTCGCCAGCCCTAGCCGTGCGGTCCTGTGCCAAAatataggaggggaaaaaacagatatatattaatatatacgGCTGGAGACATAGCCTGGGAACACCTCGGAAAAGGGGCTCGGGCGAGCTCTGCTGCAAACTCGCCCGAGGGTTTGCTGCCCCTCGGGGTCCCGCCGAGCCCGGCAGCCGTGCCCCAGGCTTTCCCGAGCGGTCGGGGATGCACATCCCTGCAAACAGCCCCAGccgtgcctggggaaaaaaaaaacaaaaacgcaaGCAAAAATACTGACCCTCAAGCTTTAGGGTGGTgggttttggttgttgttgttctttttttttttttttttgcctcccccctccatccctaaTTAAAAACTCCAAAGGGAGCAGCcgaaaagggggggaaagaaaaccgCTTATTACCGTTTCAAATATAACCACTGGCTCACCGGGGTGGTGTCAGGCTGGGGTCAAACAGGATCCAGAGTCCCCAGGGCTGGtgtgaaggtgattttttttttttcccccgggcaactgcaggggaaaaaaaaccgaAGGTCTCCGGGGCACCTCGGAGCCTCCGGCCTGGGAACCGCACTGCCCGGCTGGAAAAAAGAGaggcaggaaaagcaaaaagccagAGCTCAGCGGGGCAAAGCCGGCGGCTCGGAGCAGCCGGCCGCAGGGGGCTCGGCCGAAGCGGTGAGGGGGGTCTCGGGCCCCCGATTTTAGGCGACGCCAAGGGTTAACGCGGGGTTTCCCTTGCTAGCCCGAAGGCAGCCCCAGGTCTGAGCCCCCCCCGGTCCCAGCTCGCTGCGTCCCCTGGCCCAGCGGGAGCCCCCGGAGGGTTTTCACCGAcgcagaaaggaaaaaggaggcgaaatcccccccccacccccccccaaaaaaaaaaaaaaaccgaaagGCGAAGCtgcgggacccccccgccccggttcaGAGAAAACCCGACCCAGGCTCTAGTTGAATATAAGTTTTTATCTTGATGCAACATTGTTAAAACCGTCACAAATCGAAACAACAGGTCGTTAAAAACGCTTTGCACGATCAGTACCTAAAATGCACCAGGCTCCCAAGCTCGCTTTGTTCGCAAGACCCTTGTCTTTTCCccccaagtttttctttttttttttttctttcttctttttttttttttttttaaataagcaacttgtttaaaaaaaccccGCTGCTCTGCACAGGATCGGCCCCACTTTTCGCTCCACGCACAGTTGCAcgaattgctttgtttttttgtttgtttgcctgttttgcGCGCAAGAAACAAcgtgccttttctttcctttccttccttaaacATCGAGGTTAAAATATTATTTCGTTTCCCGAGGGTTAATAAATAAATCTGGTGCATAGTGAGATAGCAGCCAACCGTTTGCAGTCCATATATTACTATATTGCCTTTCAGGTCACCCTAGAATTGTTACctctcttcccccgccccccccccccactatttTTAAGAGCATAGATAATTTTAAATCTCTATAAAACAACAGTATTATTTAACCCAATTGATTCCTGTATATAGTGCATTCGGCTTCTTCCCAACATCGTTAAATTAACTCGGATATTATTTGCATGCTATTACATACAAACTTTAAgactcatttgtttttttttaaaggattgttcccccccaccccaataaatCACCAAGCAAAATAtaggctcagaaaaaaaaaaaaaaggcagaaaactaaCTAAATTCTACATATGTACAGGGGTGAATAAGTTAAGTGTGGCTCAGGTttgccgccccggggctgcgggggctgcggggcgggcagggcgcagcgctgcccgggacccccccccccccgccacccccggccgccTCTCCTCGGCCTGGGCGCCCCGGAGGaggaacaaataaaataaaatgaaagaagagaataTAATAAAGAGGCGGAGAGGAGGACGGGGTTGGGGAGCGGGGGAGAAGAGGACGGCGGAGCTGGGCTCCCGCCGAGAAACACGCATAGACAcggtgcggggtggggggaaggaaaaaaaattaaaaggaaggggaaaaatgaaggggaaaaaaaaaagaaaagggggtgaaagagaaggaaaagcgaagcccccggcccccgcggtcCGGCGGCGCCGTACACGTCCCGCATGCAGGCTGGCCCCGGCGGTTCCCACGCTCCAGTCCGAGGCCCGCGGGGGAGCCGCCTCTTCCAGCGGCCGGCTTAAAATCGagggcaaagggggggggggaaattattaataataaaaataataatgatgatgatgatggataatcctcctgctgctgctgctgggggcggcgaggggcgagcggggccggctcAGAGGAAGAAGTCGGCGGCCGCcttgggggcggcgggcggcgagggctcCCGCGGGAAGGCGCGGGCCGCCGCCAGCTTCTCGTACTTCTCTTTGTACAGATCCCGCTCCTTGGCCAGCCGGGAGACCTCCTGTTTGAGCTGCTCCACCTGGCTCTGGAGCTGGCATTTCTCGTTCTCCAGGATGTGCCGCTGCTGGACGCGCTTGTAGCGGCAGGACTGCGCGTAGCCGCGGTTCTTCAAGgtcctcctcttctgcttgagGCGGATCACCTCCTCCTTGCTGAAGCCCCGCAGCTGCCGGTTGAGCTCCCGCACCGACATACTCACCAGCTGGTCGTCGGAGAAGCGGTCCTCGAGGCgcaggtgatggtggtggtgatggtggtggtgggcggcGTGGtggtggccggcggcgggcggcagctccTCGCCGCCGAAGGGCTGAGGCCGGAACGACTCGTAGCcctggtggtggtgatggtggtggtggtgcgggGCGCCGATGAGCGCCTCCACGGCGTCCTCCGGCGTCAGGTTGAGCGCCTCGGGGTTCAGGTGGTGCTGGTAGCCCGACATCCAGTAGAGCTCCTCCAGTTGCGGCTTGGAGCCGAGCggaggggcgccggggccgcccgtcgGTTGcccgccggggctcggggcgCAGAAGCTGGGCGAGGAAGGCACCGAGGAGCAGGGCGTGCTGAGCGGCGTGGAGGAGAGCGAGCCGGCGGGCAGGCGGTGGCAGAGCCTCTCCGCCTCGGCCGGCTCCTTCTTCACCTCGAACTTCATGAGGTCGAAGTCGTTCACGTACTCGATGGCGAGGGGGCTGGTGGGCAGCTCCGCGCTCATGGCCAGCTCCGAGGCCATCTCAGTCCATGGAGGGGCCGCCAGGCGCacgccgggccccgccgctcaCCGCGAGCCTCCCCGCCGGGCTCCCGCTCCCGGGTGTCGATGGGCTCCGGGGGTGC
This genomic interval from Struthio camelus isolate bStrCam1 chromosome 2, bStrCam1.hap1, whole genome shotgun sequence contains the following:
- the MAFA gene encoding transcription factor MafA; translation: MASELAMSAELPTSPLAIEYVNDFDLMKFEVKKEPAEAERLCHRLPAGSLSSTPLSTPCSSVPSSPSFCAPSPGGQPTGGPGAPPLGSKPQLEELYWMSGYQHHLNPEALNLTPEDAVEALIGAPHHHHHHHHQGYESFRPQPFGGEELPPAAGHHHAAHHHHHHHHHLRLEDRFSDDQLVSMSVRELNRQLRGFSKEEVIRLKQKRRTLKNRGYAQSCRYKRVQQRHILENEKCQLQSQVEQLKQEVSRLAKERDLYKEKYEKLAAARAFPREPSPPAAPKAAADFFL